In Cetobacterium sp. ZOR0034, a single window of DNA contains:
- a CDS encoding diguanylate cyclase domain-containing protein: MNPFSVEGDIIVIDRFDERWVEAFQENALLRSFFKFSKSISRDNIEFLLLFKDIERSELIRKLEIIKGYVKKIDILDEREITVSIGASIESIANKNELYKAIAESDKSLYKAKNSGRDCIIFEGNKITSS; the protein is encoded by the coding sequence GTGAATCCGTTTTCAGTTGAGGGAGATATCATTGTTATAGATAGATTCGATGAGAGATGGGTTGAAGCTTTCCAAGAGAATGCTTTACTTAGATCATTCTTCAAATTTAGTAAAAGTATCTCAAGAGATAATATAGAGTTTCTGCTTCTGTTTAAAGATATAGAGAGAAGTGAGTTGATAAGAAAATTAGAGATAATTAAAGGATATGTTAAAAAGATAGATATCTTAGATGAGAGAGAGATTACAGTTTCGATAGGTGCTAGTATAGAGAGTATAGCTAACAAAAATGAACTCTATAAAGCGATAGCCGAAAGTGATAAAAGCCTTTATAAAGCTAAAAACTCTGGAAGGGATTGTATTATTTTTGAAGGAAATAAGATAACATCATCTTGA